GAATGCCAGCTAAGGGGTGCTACCTTCAGGGACTGCCGTTTTGAAAACTGTGAACTGACTCTCCTGAAGGTCGAGAATGCTGGATTCAGTAATACTGAGTTTATATCAAGCAGAGTGCAGGGTATCAATTTTTCCGACAGTACAGAGTATATGTTCTACTCCGACTTTATTGACTGTGATGTGAGACATTGTTACTTCAGCAATATGAATTTGAGTAAAAAGAATTTTTCCGGAAGCCGCTTCCGGGACTCAGAATTTCATAAAATTAATTTGAGTGAAGCACTCTTTGTAAAAACAGAGTTCTCCGAGACAGGATTCGGCGATTGT
This genomic window from Oceanispirochaeta sp. M1 contains:
- a CDS encoding pentapeptide repeat-containing protein, encoding MQNTIDMECEDFEDIIFDALQLEGEDLSGRTFIDCSFQNCRLSECQLRGATFRDCRFENCELTLLKVENAGFSNTEFISSRVQGINFSDSTEYMFYSDFIDCDVRHCYFSNMNLSKKNFSGSRFRDSEFHKINLSEALFVKTEFSETGFGDCDLRKADFSDARGYSIHPEQNKLRGAIFSVPDVLALLAPLGIKIKEA